In Strongyloides ratti genome assembly S_ratti_ED321, scaffold srae_chrx_scaffold0000002, a single window of DNA contains:
- a CDS encoding No extended memory: MKPVLSNATVSQLATIIDSSTTPDTISQNKVKKTVNLLMDAYQRDEKSEEDLIYELFKLPSKNEASIGKLISVLKGYGLREDDPRLCPMMENIIKIEVEKEEKCMEMKDPKTWRMSEADFRLCIRPCIDIISQTLQNNLIIPSWNTFVGKIREIYELCKEIKDGKIADYIPQIAKFEPDMWGVSICTVDGQRVSFGNCKTAFCIQSVSKAFNYAIAASDLGADYVHKYVGQEPSGRLFNEICLDQNNKPHNPMVNSGAIVVTSLIKSSLNMAERYDYMLNRYRKISGGEYVGFNNATFLSERATADRNFAIAYYMKEMGCFPPETKCLTEALDFYFQLCSLEATTESAAVMAATLANGGVCPITKEKCIENRPCRDVLSLMYSCGMYDYSGQFSFHVGLPAKSGVSGIMIVVIPNLMGIALWSPPLDAMGNSCRGVAFCKELINRFNFHNYDSLAHSEKAKIDPRKGLSDVKTDQIVTLLFASKSGDLNTIRRLFMLGVDMDSYDYDKRTALHIAAAEGHTDLVRFLIRVAKVDFSPKDRWNRTPLDDAIQFNNTGCINVLKEAITKGGDISASAQSSSTEESDIEEPSYSFSRRKARFSISKSFLLNTSDIE, from the exons ATGAAACCTGTACTTTCTAATGCAACAg ttagTCAATTAGCTACAATTATTGACTCTTCCACAACACCAGATACTATATCACAAAATAAAGTTAAGAAAACTGTCAATTTATTAATGGATGCTTATCAAAGAGATGAAAAATCTGAGGAAGATCTTATttatgaattatttaaattaccaTCAAAAAATGAAGCAAGTATTGGTAAATTAATATCTGTTTTAAAAGGATATGGTTTAAGAGAAGACGATCCAAGATTATGTCCAATGatggaaaatattataaaaattgaagtagaaaaagaagaaaaatgtATGGAAATGAAAGATCCAAAAACATGGAGAATGTCTGAGGCTGATTTTAGATTATGTATAAGACCATGTATTGATATTATAAGTCAAACtcttcaaaataatttaattattccATCATGGAATACATTTGTTGGAAAAATTCGTGAAATATATGAATTATGTAAAGAAATTAAAGATGGAAAGATAGCTGATTATATTCCACAAATAGCTAAATTTGAACCTGATATGTGGGGTGTATCAATATGTACAGTTGATGGGCAAAGAGTATCTTTTGGTAATTGTAAAACAGCATTCTGTATACAATCTGTTTCAAAAGCATTTAATTATGCTATTGCTGCATCTGATTTAGGAGCAGATTATGTTCATAAATATGTTGGTCAAGAACCATCTGGtagattatttaatgaaatttgtcttgatcaaaataataaaccaCACAACCCAATGGTCAATTCTGGTGCTATTGTCGTAacatcattaataaaaagttcaTTAAATATGGCTGAAAGATATGATTat atgCTTAATAGATATAGAAAGATATCTGGTGGAGAGTATGTTGGTTTTAACAATGCAACATTCTTGTCAGAACGTGCCACAGCTGATAGAAACTTTGCTATTGCATATTATATGAAAGAAATGGGCTGTTTCCCACCTGAAACGAAATGTTTAACAGAAGCACTTGACTTTTATTTTCAGTTATGCTCTTTAGAAGCAACAACAGAAAGTGCAGCTGTTATGGCAGCAACATTAGCTAATGGTGGTGTTTGCCCTATTACCAAAGAAAAATGTATTGAAAATAGACCATGTAGAGatgttttatcattaatgTATTCATGTGGAATGTATGATTATAGTGGACAATTTAGTTTTCATGTTGGATTACCAGCAAAATCAGGTGTATCAGGTATAATGATTGTTGTTATACCAAATCTAATGGGTATTGCTTTATGGAGTCCACCACTTGATGCAATGGGAAATAGTTGTCGAGGTGTTGCATTTTGTAAAGAATTAATAAACCgttttaattttcataattatGATAGTTTAGCTCATTCTGAAAAAGCAAAGATTGATCCACGTAAAGGATTAAGTGATGTAAAAACTGATCAAATTGTAACACTATTATTTGCTTCAAAATCTGGTGATTTAAATACAATTAGAag attatTTATGTTAGGTGTTGATATGGATTCATATGATTATGATAAAAGAACAGCTTTACATATAGCAGCTGCAGAAGGTCATACAGATTTAGTTAGATTTTTAATACGTGTTGCTAAAGTTGATTTTAGTCCAAAAGATCGATGGAATAGAACACCTCTTGATGATGCTATACAATTTAACAATACAGGTTGTATAAATGTACTTAAAGAAGCAATTACAAAAGGTGGTGATATTTCAGCATCAGCACAAAGTAGTTCAACAGAAGAATCAGATATAGAAGAACCATCATACTCTTTTTCACGGAGAAAAGCAAGATTTTCTATTTCaaaaagttttcttttaaatacatCAGATATTgagtaa
- a CDS encoding Collagen triple helix repeat-containing protein: MNDIKYSYLIILFSIIFSLFYIFIYGRYLYILYNNVASIDSYLTKEINIFMDLEKEAYINITFIKNNVNNVIGNRIKRQNYCECYLHNTCLPGPEGVRGNDGEPGRPGIKGLPGVQGLPGKIPNEFLIQYEGCIVCSMGPKGVEGPPGIGGRKGLPGILGKKGEKGKDGLNGIRGEKGKDGIPGIPGTNGLKGFPGKNGIKSIKGLPGMKGRYGKDGISGIKGKKGINGKRGIEGITGDPGKQGIKGESGIPGLSGNKGSIGAPGIDGGYCPCKTKSSYF; this comes from the exons Atgaatgatataaaatattcttatttaataatattattttctattatcttttccttattttatatttttatttatggaag atatttatatattttatataataatgttgcTAGTATTGACAgttatttaacaaaagaaataaatattttcatggatttagaaaaagaagcatatataaatataacatttattaaaaataatgttaacaATGTTATTGGTAATAGAATTAAAAGACAAAATTATTGTGAATGTTATTTACATAATACATGTTTACCTGGACCAGAAGGTGTTAGAGGAAATGATGGTGAACCAGGAAGACCAGGTATAAAAGGATTACCAGGTGTACAAGGATTACCAGGAAAAATTcctaatgaatttttaatacaatatgAAGGATGTATTGTATGTTCAATGGGTCCAAAAGGAGTTGAAGGTCCACCAGGTATAGGTGGAAGAAAAGGTTTACCAGGCATATTAGGAAAAAAAGGTGAAAAAGGAAAAGATGGATTAAATGGGATTCGTGGTGAAAAAGGAAAAGATGGAATTCCAGGAATTCCTGGTACAAATGGGTTGAAAGGATTTCCTGGTAAAAATggtattaaaagtataaaaggTTTACCGGGAATGAAAGGACGATATGGTAAAGATGGAATATCAGGaataaaaggaaaaaaaggAATCAATGGAAAGAGGGGAATTGAAGGTATTACAGGAGATCCAGGAAAACAAGGTATAAAAGGAGAATCAGGTATTCCAGGTTTATCAGGAAATAAAGGAAGTATTGGTGCACCAGGTATAGATGGTGGCTATTGTCCATGTAAAACAAAatcatcatatttttaa